Genomic window (Microbacterium oxydans):
TCCTTCTGCTCGACGATGCGGTCGACACCGCCGTCGGCGTCGCGCACGACGCGCCCGTAGCCCGTCGGGTCGTCGACCAGCGCGGTCATCAGCGTGGCCGGCGCTCCCGAGGCGCGGTGCTCCGCGAGGAAGGCGGACAGGGTGTCGACGTCGGCCAGCGGGCAGTCGCCGGAGAGGACGAGCACGTCGCCGTCGAAGTCGTCGGGAAGAGCCTCGACCGCGACCTGCACCGCACGCCCGGTGCCGGGGACGTCGTCCTGATCGACGAACACCGCGTCGGGGTAGTCCTCTGCGAGCGCCGCGACGACCTGGTCGCGCTCGTGACGCACGACAACCTCGACGTGCGCGGCCTGCAGCCGCCCCGCCGTGGTGAGCACGTGGCCCACCAGCGGACGCCCGCCGATCGGATGCAGCACCTTCGGCAGGCGCGACTTCATGCGGGTGCCCTGGCCTGCAGCGAGGACGATGATGGCGAGATTGTTCCCAGTCATGCTCCGCCGCCAGGACTCGAACCTAGACCTCACAGCTCCAAAGGCTGTCGTGCTGCCATTACACCACGGCGGACCGCGACGCCCGAGGGCACCGCGGGGACAAGTCTGCCATGATCCGGCCGGTGTTCCGGTGTGTGCGGATGACGCGTGCTCGCGCCGTCATCCGTCGGAAACACGGCTCTGCGATGCTGACGCCATGAGCATCGTGATCGACCGGGTCGAGTCCGCCACCCCGGAGCTCGCCTCCTTCCTGCAGGCCCATCATGCGGAGATGGAGCACACCGCGCCGGCGGAGAGCCGCCACGCCCTCATGCTCGAGCGCCTGCTGACGCCGCGCGTGCGTCTGTTCGCCGGCCACCTCGACGGGAGCCCCGTCGCCACCGGTGCCCTCGCGACGGTCGAGGACGGGCACGAGGAGCTCAAGTCGATGCGGACGGATCCGGCCGTGCGCGGCCGCGGGCTGGGGAGGTCGATGCTGGCGTTCCTCCTCGCGGACGCCCGGGTGCGCGGCATCCGCCGGGTCTCGCTCGAGACCGGCAGCGCGGAGTTCTTCGTCCCGGCCCGCGCGATGTACGCGGCGGCGGGCTTCGTCGAGTGCGGCCCGTTCGGCGGCTACCTCCCCGACCCGCACAGCACGTTCATGACGCTCGACCTGCTCGCGGTGTCCGGCACCCCGGCCCCGCGCACGCGATAATGGGCGGATGAGCGAGGCTGATGAGGTCGACCGGATCGTCGGCGCATGGAACACCCAGCGTCCCGACCTCGACTTCTCCCCCCTCGAGGTGCTGTCGCGGATGGACCGGCTCTCGCGACATCTCGATCGCGCCCGTCGCGACGTCTTCCGCCGCAGCGACCTGGAGCACTGGGAGTGGGACGTGCTCTCCGCGCTGCGCCGGGCGGGCGCACCGTTCCAGCTCTCCCCCAAGCAGCTGCTGCAGCAGACGCTGGTCTCCAGCGGCACCATGACCAACCGGATCGACCGGCTCGTCGGCCGCCGCTTCGTGCGCCGCGAGGCCGATCCCGGCGACGGACGCAGCGTGCTGGTGACGCTCACGGATGACGGCCGCATCCGCGTGGACGCGGCGATTACGCGCCTCGTCGACGTGGAGGCCGATCTGCTGCAGGCCCTCTCCCGCTCGGACCGCGATCGCCTCGCCGGGCTCCTGCGCAAGCTGAGCCTGAGCTTCGACGCCTGAGCTTCGACGCGTGAACTTCGACGCCTGACGTCGTGCCCCTCAGCCCGCGGGTTCGAGGAGCAGTCTGCGATTCTTCTCCGGGACTCCCGCCGGTAGGCCCGCGACGATCTCGGCGACCGTGACGCCGGCGAGGGATTCGCGCCAGGCCTCGTGCGCGCGCCGCATGACAGCGGCCAGTGCGCACGGCCGCGTGCAGTCCTCCGGGCGGGCTGCTCCGCGCCCCTGCTGACGCAGCTCCCGGCACACGTACGGGTCGGCGGCGCCGTCGACGGCGATCACCAGGTCGAGGATGCTGATCCGCTCCGGGCCCGAGGCCAGCCGGAACCCGCCGCGCGGCCCGGTGCTCCCGGTGAGGATGCCCGCGCGCACGAGCTTGGCGAGCTGCTTGGAGAGATACGGGCCGGGAACCCCGAAGTGCTCCGCGAGCTGCGCGCCGGAGACGGTCGATCCCGCAGGGAGCTGGGCGATCACGGCGACCGTGTGCAGCACCCACTCGGAGGTCTCCGGAAGTTTCATTTGCCCAGCCTACCGCCCAGACTCTATTGTGGACACGTAATATCCATGATTAAGGAGTGAGCATGCGCATCGCAGTGGCTGGTGGTACGGGACGAATCGGGCGTCTGGTCGTGGCGGAGCTGGAGCGGACCGGCCAGGAGGCGGTCTCGCTGAGTCGCGGCGAGGGGGTCGATCTCCTCACCGGTGTCGGACTCCGCCAGCGCCTGGAGGGGGCGGATGCCGTGATCGACGCCACGAACCCTCCGGTCGCCGACATCGCGGAGGCCGAGCACGCCTTCGCCACGATCACCCGCAACCTCCTCACCGCCGAGACCGAGGCCGGAGTCGGGCACCACGTCGCGCTGTCGATCGCCGCGCTCGACGCCGTCGCCGGAAACCCGCACTACTACGGCAAGCGGGCGCAGGAGCGCGAGGTCACCGCGGGGACGGTGCCCTTCACGATCATGCGGGCCACCCAGTTCCACGACTTCCCGGCGATGATCGCCGAGTGGACGGTCGTCGACGGCGAGGCGATCGTGCCGCCGCTGCTGATGCAGCCCATCGCCCCGGCCGACGTCGCCGCCGCGCTGGTGGCCACGGCCGTGGGGACCCCGCTCTCCGGGTCCTTCGACATCGCGGGCCCGCGCACCGAGGACGCGGTCGACATGGCCCGACGCACCCTCGCCGTCCGCGGCCGCGACCTTCCCCTGCGGGCGGCATGGCGCGATGCCGCGCTGGGCGTGGAGTTCGCCGGCGAGGTGCTCATCCCCGGACCGGACGCCCGGCTCGCACCGACCTCGTTCGACGACTGGCTCGCGGCCGGAGCGCGCTGACAGCCGCTCCCCGGAAGGAGCCGAGGTCGCGGGTCGCCTAGGGTGGGAACATCCCGCTCGCGACCCGCGACCCTGCTCCCCGGAGGCCGACTGATGGGCATGCCCTCACCCCTCCCGATGCGCGACGGCGTGGGAGCCACTCGCCTGCACGTGCCCCGCACCGGCCCGTGGCCGACCGTGTCGGCGTACATGGTCGAGCGCTTCTTCCACCTGGACCCCGAGCGACTGCTCACGCGGTTCGACCTCGGCGATATCGTGACGGCCTCCGGTGCGCCCGTCCCCCGCGACGCTCCGCTCGGGAGCGTGGAGTTCGTCTGGTACTACCGCGAGCCCGCCGTCGAGACGCGGATCCCGTTCGAGATCGAGATCCTGCACCAGGACGACCATCTCGTGGTCGTCGACAAGCCGCACTTCCTGCCGACGACCCCGGGCGGCAAGTTCCTGCAGAACTCGGCGCTGGTGCGACTGCGCAACCTGCTCGACAATCCCGACCTCGCGCCGATCCACCGCCTGGATCGCGCGACCGCGGGGCTGCTGATGTTCTCGTCGCGCCCCGCCACCCGCGGCGCGTACCAGCTGCTGTTCGAGAACCGCGAGGTGCAGAAGGTGTACGAGGCGGTGTCCGCCCTCCCTCGACACGGCGACCTCCCCGCCTTCCCGCTCGTGTACCGCAATCGGATCGACAAGCCCCGCGGCCAGCTGCGCGTGGAGGTCGACGACACCAGGGAGCCGAACGCCGAGACCCTCGTCGAGCTGATCGGCAGCGACGACCGCGTGGTGCACACGCTGCTGCGGCCGCACAGCGGCAAGATGCACCAGCTGCGCGTGCACCTCGCCGCGCTCGGCATCGGCATCCTGAACGACCGGTTCTACCCGGACCTGCTCGACGACCTGCCGGACGACTTCGACCGCCCGCTGCAGCTGCTCGCGCGGGAGCTGCGTTTCGCGGACCCGCTCAGCGGGAAGGAGCGCGTGTTCACCACCCGGCGCACCCTCCAGGATGCGCCGGCCGGCGGGACTGCCGTCAGCGGCGCATGACCTTGCGTGCGAGGCGCGTGCCGAGCATCTGCACGAAGTGCACGAACACCACGATCAGGACGATCGCCGTCCACATCACGACCGGCTCGAACTGCCGGAATCCGTAGACCTGGGCGAAGGCGCCGAGACCGCCGCCGCCGATGAGCCCGGCCATCGCCGTCATGTCGATGAGCGCCACGACGATGAAGGTGTAGCCGAGGATCAGCGGCCCGAGGGATTCGGGGATCGCGACCGTGAAGAGGATGCGCCACGGGCCCGCGCCCATCGCGCGCGCCGCCTCGATCACGCCGGACGGGACCGAGACGAGGTGCTGTTCGACGATGCGGCCGATCGCGAAGGCTGCCGCGATACCGATGATGAACGCCCCGGCCGTCGTGCCGATGCCGATGCCCACCACGAGGCGTGCGAACGGCTGGGCCACCGCCACGAAGAGCACGAACGGGATCGGGCGGAAGAAGTTCACCCCGAGGTTCGCGATGAACGCGACGGTCCTGTTCTCCAGGAGCCCACCGGGGCGGGTGACGTAGAGGATGACACCGATCGCGAGTCCCAGCACACCGCCGAGGACGAACGCGAACGTCGTCATGTACAGGGTCTCGAGCGCGGCCTTCAGCAGTTCCGGCCACAGCTGGATCAGACGGTCCATCAGCGGGCCTCCTCTCCGGCGATCTCGGTCACTTCGACGCGTCGCGCGATGTCGGCGAGCGTGCGGTCGATGGCCGCGCTCTCGCCGCGGATCGCGAGGGTGAGGTGCCCGAACGCGCGCCCGCGGATGTCGTTGATGCCGCCGAAGACGAGCTCGAAGTCGAGACCGGCGCCGGCGAGGTCGAGGAACACCTGCGCCTGCGAGGAGTCGCCGTCCCGGAACGAGAACGTGACCAGCCGCCCCCGGTGGCGCTCGCGGAGCACGGCCAGCTCGGCAGGCGAGGGGATCCCCTTCACGACCGTGCCGACGAAGCGCTGCGAGGCGGGATTCTGCGGCGCGGAGAAGACGTCGAACACGTCGCCCCTCTCGATGACGCGGCCGTTCTCCATCACGGCGACCTTGGTCGCGATCGTCTGGATGACATCCATCTCGTGCGTGATGACGACGATCGTGACGCCCTGCTCCCGGTTGACCCGCTTGAGCAGATCGAGCACCTCGTGCGTCGTCTGCGGATCGAGCGCGCTCGTCGCCTCGTCGGCCAGCAGGATCGCGGGGCCGGTGGCGAGTGCTCGGGCGATGCCGACGCGCTGCTTCTGCCCGCCGGACAGCTGCTCCGGATAGGCCGTCGCCTTGTCGGACAGGCCGACGAAGCTGAGCAGCTCGGCGACCCGCTCCTCGATGTCGGGCTTGGACCAGCCGGCGAGCTTGAGGGGGTAGGCGATGTTCGCCTTGACGCTTCGGGACGAGAACAGGTTGAACTGCTGGAAGATCATCCCGATGCCGCCGCGCACCCGACGCAGCTCGCTCTCCTTGAGCGCGGTGATGTCGACACCGTCGACGGTGATCGTGCCGCTCGTCGCGGGCTCCAGGGCGTTGATCAGCCGCACGAGCGTGGACTTGCCCGCGCCGGAGTATCCGATGATCCCGAAGACGTCGCCCTTCTCGATCGAGAGGGTGACGTCGTCGACGGCCACGATCTCGGACTCGTCGCCGTTGCGGGAGGGGTAGGTCTTGGAGACGTTCGTCAGGGTGACGATCGGCATGTGCTGCTCCGGTCTGCTTCGGGAACGAAGAATCGGGTGACGCGTTTTCGCGCCACCCGATTCTCCCTCATCGGACGGGGTGGAATCCCCCGCGTCCTACTTGTTCGCGTCGGCGTCCTTCTGGACCTTCGCGAGGGAGGAGACCAGATCCTCCACCGGCGTCTGCAGCGCCACGGCGGTGCCGCCGGACGACTCCAGCAGGCCCTTCTGGACGGCCTCGTTGGTCTGGAAGATCTCGACGAGCTTGAGGTACGTCTCGTTGTCCGCGTCTTCCGCGCGGGCGGCGAAGATGTTGACGTACGGCAGCGCGCTGGCGTCTTCGGGGTCGTCCTGAGCGATCGCGTCCTCGAACGTGAGGCCGGCGTCCTGCACGAAGTCGTTGTTGATGATCGCGGCGGCGACGTCGGGCAGCGAGGTCGGGATCAGCGCCGCCTCCAGCGCGGTGACCTTGACCTTCGACTTCTCGGTGTCGACGTCCGCGAGGTCGGAGTACGGCGTGCCGCCGCTCTTCAGCTCGACCAGACCGGCCTGCTGAAGGACGTTGAGGGCACGGGCCTGGTTCGAGGCATCGTCCGGGACGGCGACGCTCTCCCCCTTGGGGATGCTGTCGACGTCGTCGTACTTCGTCGAGTACAGACCCAGCGGGTAGATCGCGGTGGAGCCGATCGGCGTGAGGTCGGAACCCGAGGCGTTGTTGTACTCGGCGAGGTACACGATGTGCTGGAACTGGTTCAGGTCGATCTCGCCCTCGGTGAGCGCGGGGTTCGGCTGCTCGTAGGAGCCGAAGTCGACCAGCTCGACCGTGATGCCCTCGTCGGCTGCGGCCTCGACGAAGGCCGGCCACTGGGCGTCGCCCTTGCCGACGACGCCGATCTTGACGACCTCGTCCTCGGTCGAGCCCTCGCTGCCGGAGCCGGCGTTCGAGGATGCGGTGGCGCAGCCCGTGAGCGCGACGAAGAGCGGGACCGCGACGAGCGCGGCGAGGATGGAAGTGGTGCGGCGTGACATGTGAAGGGGTTCCTCTCTTGGGGGACTCGAATACGTTAGGCAGGCTCGACCGCGCGCGCGGAATCGTCGTGTCACACGACGTCACAGCCGAGCGGCGGTCCGCTCAGTCGAACTCTTCGATCCCCTGCAGGCGCACCTGCTCCAGGTCGAGGCGGGCGGAGATGCGACGCACGACGATGTCGTCCACCGTGCCGGCTCCGCGCAGCCCCAACAGCACCTCGCGCTTGCGGTCGATGAGGGCGAGCTTGAGTCGCGTGTGCTCCTCATGCCGGATGAGGGGCGACCGCTGCGCGAGGTCGACATCGGTCGAGGTGGCGATGATCTGCAGGACCGAGCCGTCGATGGCATCCGTCTCCGCGATCCGCTCTGCGCCTCCGCTCGGCGCCGGATCGACCTCGGAGCCATCGGTCCCGGCGGTGCCCGCGCTCAGCGGATCCGGTTCGCCGAGCATCTCGTCGAGCGCGTCGGCCTCGGCGTCGACGAGCGCCTGCTCGCGCGCCAGCGATCGTGCGTTCGCGAACTCCAGCATCTGGTAGCCCTCGGAGCGCACGCGGTCGCGGACCTCCTGTCCGATCCCGTGCTCGGCGGCGAGGTCGTCCAGCGCCGCGAGCGCCGCACCGGAGATCGCGCGCTCCGCGAGCTCGTACTCCTCGTCCTCGACATGATCGGCCGGGAACCGCGCCCAGCGCACGATGGCCGGCAGCAGCATGCCCTGCACGAGCAGGCTCAGCATGATGACGCCCGCGGTGACGAACACGATCTCGTCGCGTCCGTTGATCTCTCCACCCTCGGTGATGGTCGTGGGGACGGAGAGCGCGATCGCGAGGGACACCGCGCCGCGCATCCCGGCGACGGTCGACACGGCGCGGGCGCGGGCTCGTGCGCCCGGCGCCGGCCGCGGACCGGTCTGGCGCTGGAACGGCACGTTGAGCAGCTGGAACAGGTAGCGCACGACCAGCAGGGTCGCCCAGACCGAGAGCGTGATGAGGACCAGACGCCCGATCGCCGCCGCCGAGATCTCGTGCACGACGTACTGCACCTCGAGGCCGATCAGCACGAACAGGGCGCCGTTGAGCAGGAAGACGCCGAACGGCCAGGCCGCATCCGCCTGCCTCCGGGAGGACGCGGTCGTCACCCGAGGGGACACGTACGCCACGATGAGTCCGGCCACGACGACCGCGAGCACACCGGACGCGTGCACCATCTCGGCGACGAGGAACGCCGTGAACGGGATCAGCAGCAGCGCGACGTTGATCACGATCGTCGACGAGGTGCGACGCAGCAGCAGGTAGCCGAGCGCCGCGATGACGACACCGGCCGCGATGCCGCCCACGTAGGAGATCAGCACGTCGAGCGTGACCGACAGCGGGGTGATCTGGCCGCCGAGGGCGAGCGACACGGCGATGGCGTAGAGCACCAGGGCGGTGCCGTCGTTCGTCAGACTCTCGGCCTTGAGCTTCATGAACATGCGGCGCGGCAGCAGGCGGCCGAGGGCGGCCACAGCTGTGGCGTCCGGCGGGGCGACGGCCGCACCGAGGATGAGGGCGATCTCCCACGGCATCCCGAACAGCACGCCGATGCCGGCCACGGCGAACGCCGAGGCGACGACGAGGACCGTGCTCATCGGGAGGATGTAGCGGAAATCGCGGCGGATCGAGCGCAGCGACGTCGTCAGGCTCTCCCAGAACAGCATCACCGGGAGGAACAGCAGCAGGACCGTCTCCGGTGGCAGCTGCACCTCGCGCAGCTGCGGCACGAAGCCGAGCAGCAGCCCGAAGACGACGAGTACGAGCGGGAGCGCGAGGCGCACGCGCGGGGCGATCAGGGTTCCGACGAGGATCGTGAGTCCGAGCAGGACGGTTACTTCGAGGCCTTCCATCCTTACCTCCCAACAGCGATGAGAGAAGGATATTCCTCCGTCAGCCGATCTCGTCCGCGGAGTTGGTTCCGGTCATCGCTGGACACACTTTCCCATATGGGTATATGTTGCTTCCATGGCACGAGCAGCGACGACATCGGATGTGTTCAATGCGATCGCCGAGCCTCGGCGTCGGCAGATCCTGACGCTGCTGCGCGACGGCGAACGACCGGCGACCACACTGTCGGAGGAGTTGGGGTTGTCCCAGCCCGGCACGTCGAAGCATCTTCGCGTGCTCCGAGAAGTGGGCCTGGTCCGGGACCGCAGAGCGGGCAAGCAGCGCCTCTACGCTCTGGACGCCCGGGGCCTGCGATCGGTGCACGAGTGGTCAGGCGGATTCGAGCGGTTCTGGAGCGAGAGCTTCGACCGACTCGACGCGTATGTGCAGGAACTCAAGAACGAGAGGCAGGACTAGCGGATGCAGAAAGCACGAGGAGAGACACCGACCGCCGACCGGGAGATCGTGATCTCGAGGGTGATCGACGCTCCGCGAGAGCTGGTGTTCGAGGCGTTCACGGAGGTGCGGCACCTCTCGCAGTGGTGGGGGCCCACCGGCTTCACCACCACCACGCGATCGTTCGAGTTCCGTGTCGGCAGCGAATGGGTGTTCGTGATGCACGGCCCCGACGGCACCGACTACCCCGAGTGGATCGCGTGGACGGCGATCGAGCCTCCGTCCCGGATCGCCCTGCGGCACGGCGAGCATCGCGACGACCCCGAGGCATTCGAGTCGATCCTCACGTTCACGGCCGACGGGGAGACGACCCGGATCGAGATGATCACCGTTTTCGCGACCCCGGAGCTGCGTGACGCGGCGATCGAGAAGCACGGCGCGATCGAGGGTGGACGGCAGACGCTGGCGAGTCTCGCCGCCTACGTCGGCGAGCTCGTGCGGAAAGGACACCGGGGCTGATGGCGGGCACAGTGTTCTTCAGCGTCTCGATGTCGCTGGACGGCTACATCGCCCCCGACTCCCCCGACGAGCTGATGGGGAAGCAGTGGATGGAGCTGCAGAAATGGGTGTTCCGGCAGC
Coding sequences:
- a CDS encoding methionine ABC transporter permease, whose product is MDRLIQLWPELLKAALETLYMTTFAFVLGGVLGLAIGVILYVTRPGGLLENRTVAFIANLGVNFFRPIPFVLFVAVAQPFARLVVGIGIGTTAGAFIIGIAAAFAIGRIVEQHLVSVPSGVIEAARAMGAGPWRILFTVAIPESLGPLILGYTFIVVALIDMTAMAGLIGGGGLGAFAQVYGFRQFEPVVMWTAIVLIVVFVHFVQMLGTRLARKVMRR
- a CDS encoding pseudouridine synthase; the encoded protein is MPSPLPMRDGVGATRLHVPRTGPWPTVSAYMVERFFHLDPERLLTRFDLGDIVTASGAPVPRDAPLGSVEFVWYYREPAVETRIPFEIEILHQDDHLVVVDKPHFLPTTPGGKFLQNSALVRLRNLLDNPDLAPIHRLDRATAGLLMFSSRPATRGAYQLLFENREVQKVYEAVSALPRHGDLPAFPLVYRNRIDKPRGQLRVEVDDTREPNAETLVELIGSDDRVVHTLLRPHSGKMHQLRVHLAALGIGILNDRFYPDLLDDLPDDFDRPLQLLARELRFADPLSGKERVFTTRRTLQDAPAGGTAVSGA
- a CDS encoding MarR family winged helix-turn-helix transcriptional regulator; protein product: MSEADEVDRIVGAWNTQRPDLDFSPLEVLSRMDRLSRHLDRARRDVFRRSDLEHWEWDVLSALRRAGAPFQLSPKQLLQQTLVSSGTMTNRIDRLVGRRFVRREADPGDGRSVLVTLTDDGRIRVDAAITRLVDVEADLLQALSRSDRDRLAGLLRKLSLSFDA
- a CDS encoding RrF2 family transcriptional regulator; amino-acid sequence: MKLPETSEWVLHTVAVIAQLPAGSTVSGAQLAEHFGVPGPYLSKQLAKLVRAGILTGSTGPRGGFRLASGPERISILDLVIAVDGAADPYVCRELRQQGRGAARPEDCTRPCALAAVMRRAHEAWRESLAGVTVAEIVAGLPAGVPEKNRRLLLEPAG
- a CDS encoding methionine ABC transporter ATP-binding protein encodes the protein MPIVTLTNVSKTYPSRNGDESEIVAVDDVTLSIEKGDVFGIIGYSGAGKSTLVRLINALEPATSGTITVDGVDITALKESELRRVRGGIGMIFQQFNLFSSRSVKANIAYPLKLAGWSKPDIEERVAELLSFVGLSDKATAYPEQLSGGQKQRVGIARALATGPAILLADEATSALDPQTTHEVLDLLKRVNREQGVTIVVITHEMDVIQTIATKVAVMENGRVIERGDVFDVFSAPQNPASQRFVGTVVKGIPSPAELAVLRERHRGRLVTFSFRDGDSSQAQVFLDLAGAGLDFELVFGGINDIRGRAFGHLTLAIRGESAAIDRTLADIARRVEVTEIAGEEAR
- a CDS encoding GNAT family N-acetyltransferase — protein: MSIVIDRVESATPELASFLQAHHAEMEHTAPAESRHALMLERLLTPRVRLFAGHLDGSPVATGALATVEDGHEELKSMRTDPAVRGRGLGRSMLAFLLADARVRGIRRVSLETGSAEFFVPARAMYAAAGFVECGPFGGYLPDPHSTFMTLDLLAVSGTPAPRTR
- a CDS encoding SDR family oxidoreductase, producing the protein MRIAVAGGTGRIGRLVVAELERTGQEAVSLSRGEGVDLLTGVGLRQRLEGADAVIDATNPPVADIAEAEHAFATITRNLLTAETEAGVGHHVALSIAALDAVAGNPHYYGKRAQEREVTAGTVPFTIMRATQFHDFPAMIAEWTVVDGEAIVPPLLMQPIAPADVAAALVATAVGTPLSGSFDIAGPRTEDAVDMARRTLAVRGRDLPLRAAWRDAALGVEFAGEVLIPGPDARLAPTSFDDWLAAGAR
- a CDS encoding MetQ/NlpA family ABC transporter substrate-binding protein, with translation MSRRTTSILAALVAVPLFVALTGCATASSNAGSGSEGSTEDEVVKIGVVGKGDAQWPAFVEAAADEGITVELVDFGSYEQPNPALTEGEIDLNQFQHIVYLAEYNNASGSDLTPIGSTAIYPLGLYSTKYDDVDSIPKGESVAVPDDASNQARALNVLQQAGLVELKSGGTPYSDLADVDTEKSKVKVTALEAALIPTSLPDVAAAIINNDFVQDAGLTFEDAIAQDDPEDASALPYVNIFAARAEDADNETYLKLVEIFQTNEAVQKGLLESSGGTAVALQTPVEDLVSSLAKVQKDADANK
- a CDS encoding Na+/H+ antiporter — translated: MEGLEVTVLLGLTILVGTLIAPRVRLALPLVLVVFGLLLGFVPQLREVQLPPETVLLLFLPVMLFWESLTTSLRSIRRDFRYILPMSTVLVVASAFAVAGIGVLFGMPWEIALILGAAVAPPDATAVAALGRLLPRRMFMKLKAESLTNDGTALVLYAIAVSLALGGQITPLSVTLDVLISYVGGIAAGVVIAALGYLLLRRTSSTIVINVALLLIPFTAFLVAEMVHASGVLAVVVAGLIVAYVSPRVTTASSRRQADAAWPFGVFLLNGALFVLIGLEVQYVVHEISAAAIGRLVLITLSVWATLLVVRYLFQLLNVPFQRQTGPRPAPGARARARAVSTVAGMRGAVSLAIALSVPTTITEGGEINGRDEIVFVTAGVIMLSLLVQGMLLPAIVRWARFPADHVEDEEYELAERAISGAALAALDDLAAEHGIGQEVRDRVRSEGYQMLEFANARSLAREQALVDAEADALDEMLGEPDPLSAGTAGTDGSEVDPAPSGGAERIAETDAIDGSVLQIIATSTDVDLAQRSPLIRHEEHTRLKLALIDRKREVLLGLRGAGTVDDIVVRRISARLDLEQVRLQGIEEFD
- a CDS encoding SRPBCC family protein — its product is MQKARGETPTADREIVISRVIDAPRELVFEAFTEVRHLSQWWGPTGFTTTTRSFEFRVGSEWVFVMHGPDGTDYPEWIAWTAIEPPSRIALRHGEHRDDPEAFESILTFTADGETTRIEMITVFATPELRDAAIEKHGAIEGGRQTLASLAAYVGELVRKGHRG
- a CDS encoding ArsR/SmtB family transcription factor; its protein translation is MARAATTSDVFNAIAEPRRRQILTLLRDGERPATTLSEELGLSQPGTSKHLRVLREVGLVRDRRAGKQRLYALDARGLRSVHEWSGGFERFWSESFDRLDAYVQELKNERQD